The Mycolicibacterium arabiense genome has a window encoding:
- the eccB gene encoding type VII secretion protein EccB, whose protein sequence is MNLASKTQVKGHYFLRRRLGFAFQRRSVRMQTDRIRTQRLMLMISALLAALVMVGALVVGWLRPAGLVNDSKIVADRKLGTIFVSVDGRLHPALNLISARLIAGEPAEPTFVSPDDLAKWPRGPLVGIEGAPTEPPRVLTPEVSRWAVCDTASESMSGRPVITGINGELTMGDRARDVGSDTAVLGTFNGQAYVINNGVRMPVDLSDRAVTDPMGLEDAGAPVQLSQAMVDALPAGRPLTVPAVPGAGEPTTVNLGTPAPLVNGSVVVSQDVASGNDQFYVVFDDGVQPVSSVVAAMLRQRDSFGASQPPRISPDILGDVPVREVLDVTGYPAEPLKVVDWRADPVLCVAWERGATDRQARQRLVVGRALPVTAEQESHLVPLVVGAEDQGRLADQVLLSNSAATWVSTTGASADSTRRETLWLISESGARYGVPFDDEALQGLGLKNEAPRLAPWPLLKVWPAGPELSRQAAMTMHDTLAGSAPITEQGR, encoded by the coding sequence ATGAATCTGGCCTCCAAGACACAGGTAAAAGGCCACTACTTCCTGCGCCGACGGCTGGGATTTGCATTTCAGCGCCGGTCGGTCCGCATGCAGACCGATCGCATCCGCACGCAACGGCTGATGCTGATGATCTCGGCCTTGCTCGCTGCGCTGGTGATGGTCGGGGCGCTCGTGGTGGGCTGGCTCAGACCCGCGGGCTTGGTCAACGATTCGAAGATCGTCGCCGACCGCAAACTTGGCACGATCTTCGTTTCCGTGGACGGTCGGCTCCATCCGGCGCTGAATTTGATATCGGCGCGGCTGATTGCCGGGGAGCCCGCAGAGCCGACATTCGTCAGCCCCGACGACCTCGCCAAGTGGCCTCGGGGTCCGTTGGTCGGCATCGAAGGCGCCCCCACCGAGCCTCCTCGAGTGCTGACGCCAGAAGTGTCGCGCTGGGCAGTGTGCGACACCGCGTCGGAGTCGATGAGCGGCCGCCCCGTCATCACCGGGATCAACGGCGAGCTGACCATGGGGGACCGGGCGCGCGATGTCGGCAGCGATACCGCCGTGCTCGGCACATTCAATGGGCAGGCGTATGTGATCAACAACGGCGTGCGCATGCCGGTGGATCTGTCCGACCGGGCGGTGACGGATCCGATGGGCTTGGAGGATGCCGGCGCGCCGGTGCAGTTGTCGCAGGCCATGGTCGATGCCCTTCCTGCCGGGCGTCCGCTAACGGTGCCCGCGGTGCCGGGAGCCGGTGAACCCACCACGGTAAACCTGGGCACGCCTGCGCCTTTGGTCAACGGATCGGTAGTGGTGTCCCAGGACGTCGCCTCGGGCAACGATCAGTTCTACGTCGTCTTCGACGATGGCGTACAGCCGGTGTCGTCGGTCGTGGCGGCGATGCTGCGGCAACGCGATTCGTTCGGTGCCTCACAGCCGCCCCGCATCTCGCCGGACATCTTGGGTGACGTGCCGGTTCGAGAAGTACTCGACGTGACGGGCTATCCCGCCGAGCCACTCAAGGTAGTGGACTGGCGCGCCGACCCCGTGCTGTGCGTCGCATGGGAGCGTGGAGCAACGGACCGGCAAGCCCGCCAGCGTCTCGTGGTCGGTCGCGCCCTGCCGGTGACCGCGGAGCAGGAATCCCACCTGGTGCCCCTCGTCGTCGGGGCTGAGGACCAGGGCCGCTTAGCCGATCAAGTCCTCCTGTCCAACAGTGCGGCGACGTGGGTGTCAACGACCGGTGCAAGCGCTGACTCCACTCGCCGAGAAACACTGTGGCTGATCAGCGAGTCCGGCGCGCGCTACGGCGTCCCCTTCGATGATGAAGCGCTGCAGGGACTGGGGCTCAAGAACGAGGCGCCACGCCTTGCGCCGTGGCCACTGCTGAAGGTGTGGCCTGCGGGCCCCGAACTGTCTCGGCAGGCGGCGATGACGATGCACGACACGTTGGCCGGCTCGGCCCCGATCACCGAACAAGGACGGTAA
- the eccCb gene encoding type VII secretion protein EccCb gives MDLASARVLARKMARYRVEGERSRSVIDDDALDADLYKIIGIDDPGNLDVEKLWAPTLSGPPFEGNPWGAKWMQFPIGVDPNGAPVYIDFKETHEGGMGHHMVIAGTTGSGKSSFLTTLILSAALTHSPETLVFAFFDFKGKTTANMVAGLPNVVAAMGNLKDDSLWIERMGDVINGELERRKSLLDRAGISEVAEYEYRRIHLGHRLEPLPVLIIVIDEFTQMFIEAPDSKKIVDEIGRQGRALNVKMILGSQRLGHEMQSGIMANIPIRVGLRTLDAGESMAIIGTDEAKHLPEKPAGAGLLRVQGRDRLVRFQSAFARKVYHPPRRVVAEAVRTQAGYMAPEVFTAAPMAAIPTAPKLAAAPVESTDTVLGADGQPIREIEASIKSLREQTRVPVHQMWLPPLEPVPVGELVRRLRRKPWYQDYGHTAGLQFPIGMEDRPFQHAQRVYSLDFSSGNCAVIGQQSSGKTTALTTIITGAAMMYHPKRVQFVVIAMGGPLLNDVEALPHVSSFARAGDRERVQRTIAEMKLLVEEREEAFSRLGLTIESFRARKFGGEAGPVPDDAFGEVFLVIDGWQQFRTTFGEDMMSELGVIMERGNSLGVRAIVAAAGWIAGGFPSWMSNSFTLNVELSLGSQDDPSKNNRDVAKKVPFGKRELIADPNDENAETVTETISGRGTSMAGYHFQAALPVLSAPDGRTIGPREAAAVITEMTGIEQVARVRMLPSTVGLEQVFAAQRDARPGLVPFGISEVGLVAAEADFNRSPHLLFIGNPECGLSNSLAAVARSIMRCYRPEEAQIYVVDPGNSLVRVVQGEHLGRYIGEDGVESEGYTYYEDDVRAMTRHIDALLAPRMPRGRAGQEELAQATRSWSGPEIFVLVDDEQIVAGWSAGANMFRADGKGPAVEGLTKYIDRAREVGLHLIVGRRFPWGPAMSSPLAGRLIAQTAPTVVLDGARMEGELIRGVRAARQPVGRGIYVTDRLSAPAQIAKVLPLE, from the coding sequence ATGGATCTGGCCAGCGCGCGGGTGCTGGCGCGCAAGATGGCCCGCTACCGCGTCGAGGGCGAACGATCACGCAGCGTCATCGACGACGACGCCCTCGACGCCGATCTGTACAAGATCATAGGCATCGACGATCCAGGCAACCTGGATGTCGAGAAGCTCTGGGCGCCAACGTTGTCGGGTCCGCCCTTCGAGGGCAATCCGTGGGGCGCCAAGTGGATGCAGTTCCCGATCGGTGTGGATCCCAACGGAGCACCGGTCTATATCGACTTCAAAGAGACCCATGAGGGCGGCATGGGACACCACATGGTGATCGCCGGAACGACGGGCTCGGGCAAGTCCTCGTTTCTGACGACTCTGATCCTGTCTGCCGCGTTGACTCATTCACCGGAAACGCTGGTGTTCGCGTTCTTCGACTTCAAGGGCAAGACGACGGCCAACATGGTAGCCGGGCTCCCGAACGTCGTTGCCGCCATGGGCAACTTGAAGGACGATTCACTGTGGATCGAGCGCATGGGCGACGTCATCAACGGCGAACTGGAGCGCCGCAAGTCACTGCTCGACCGAGCCGGGATCAGCGAGGTGGCCGAGTACGAGTATCGCCGCATCCATCTCGGGCACCGCCTGGAGCCGCTGCCCGTGCTCATCATCGTCATCGATGAGTTCACGCAGATGTTCATCGAAGCACCCGACTCGAAGAAGATCGTCGATGAGATCGGCCGCCAGGGCCGCGCCTTGAACGTGAAGATGATCTTGGGGTCCCAGCGTCTCGGACACGAGATGCAGTCGGGCATCATGGCCAACATCCCGATCCGTGTGGGTCTGCGGACTCTGGACGCGGGTGAGTCGATGGCCATCATCGGAACCGACGAGGCCAAGCACCTTCCCGAAAAGCCCGCGGGCGCAGGTCTGTTGCGCGTGCAGGGTCGCGATCGGCTGGTGCGCTTCCAGTCCGCGTTCGCCCGCAAGGTTTACCACCCGCCGCGACGGGTGGTCGCCGAAGCGGTGCGCACCCAGGCGGGATACATGGCGCCGGAGGTGTTCACCGCCGCACCGATGGCAGCGATTCCCACCGCACCCAAGCTCGCGGCTGCCCCGGTGGAATCGACCGACACCGTGCTCGGCGCGGACGGTCAGCCGATCCGCGAGATCGAGGCCTCCATTAAGTCGCTCCGCGAGCAGACCAGAGTGCCTGTTCACCAGATGTGGCTTCCGCCGCTTGAGCCGGTCCCGGTCGGGGAGCTGGTGCGTCGTCTGCGGCGCAAGCCCTGGTACCAGGACTACGGACACACTGCGGGTCTGCAGTTCCCCATCGGGATGGAGGACCGACCCTTCCAGCACGCCCAGCGGGTGTACTCCCTGGATTTCTCCTCGGGCAATTGCGCAGTCATCGGCCAGCAGAGTTCCGGTAAGACCACCGCGTTGACGACGATCATTACCGGCGCCGCGATGATGTATCACCCGAAGCGCGTCCAGTTCGTGGTGATCGCCATGGGCGGTCCGCTTCTCAACGACGTCGAGGCCCTGCCCCACGTCAGCTCGTTCGCTCGGGCGGGGGACCGGGAGCGGGTGCAGCGCACGATCGCGGAGATGAAGTTACTGGTCGAGGAGCGCGAGGAGGCGTTCAGTCGACTTGGATTGACCATCGAGAGCTTCCGCGCCCGCAAGTTCGGCGGGGAGGCCGGCCCGGTACCGGATGACGCGTTCGGTGAGGTGTTTCTCGTCATCGACGGGTGGCAGCAGTTCCGGACGACTTTCGGTGAGGACATGATGTCCGAGCTTGGTGTGATCATGGAGCGCGGCAACAGCTTGGGCGTGCGCGCCATCGTCGCCGCGGCTGGCTGGATCGCCGGCGGATTCCCGTCCTGGATGTCGAACTCGTTCACCCTCAATGTTGAACTGTCGCTGGGCAGTCAAGACGATCCGTCGAAGAACAATCGCGATGTCGCCAAGAAGGTTCCCTTCGGTAAGCGTGAGCTGATCGCCGATCCCAACGACGAGAACGCCGAAACCGTGACCGAGACCATCAGCGGTCGCGGTACGTCGATGGCGGGCTACCACTTTCAGGCCGCATTGCCCGTCTTGTCCGCACCGGACGGCCGGACGATAGGCCCCCGCGAAGCCGCTGCGGTCATCACCGAAATGACCGGCATCGAGCAGGTCGCACGGGTCAGGATGCTGCCCAGCACGGTAGGTCTCGAGCAGGTGTTCGCCGCCCAACGCGACGCGCGCCCGGGACTGGTCCCGTTCGGCATCTCCGAGGTAGGCCTGGTGGCGGCGGAAGCCGACTTCAATCGGTCACCACATCTGCTGTTCATCGGCAATCCCGAGTGCGGCCTCTCCAACTCGCTGGCAGCGGTCGCACGATCGATCATGCGGTGCTACCGGCCTGAGGAGGCCCAGATCTATGTCGTCGACCCCGGCAACTCCTTAGTCAGAGTCGTTCAGGGCGAACACCTTGGGCGCTACATCGGCGAAGACGGGGTGGAATCCGAGGGCTACACCTACTACGAGGACGATGTGCGGGCGATGACCCGACACATCGACGCGCTGCTAGCTCCGCGAATGCCCCGCGGCCGAGCCGGGCAGGAAGAACTCGCCCAGGCCACGCGGTCGTGGTCGGGACCGGAGATCTTCGTCCTCGTCGACGACGAGCAGATCGTGGCGGGATGGAGCGCTGGTGCCAACATGTTCCGCGCCGATGGGAAGGGCCCCGCGGTGGAGGGATTGACCAAGTACATCGACCGCGCACGCGAGGTCGGGCTGCACCTTATCGTCGGACGGCGCTTCCCGTGGGGACCGGCCATGTCGTCCCCGCTTGCCGGCCGACTCATCGCACAGACCGCACCGACCGTCGTCTTGGACGGCGCGCGCATGGAGGGCGAGCTCATCAGAGGCGTGCGCGCAGCCAGGCAGCCGGTAGGTCGCGGCATCTACGTCACCGACCGGCTCTCTGCACCCGCCCAAATCGCAAAGGTCCTGCCCCTTGAGTGA
- a CDS encoding XRE family transcriptional regulator: MDLAKVARVGRSTITDLINRGKVPGREVTRARIETALGWTAGSFGTVLDGADPKLRSDTEYPMSGTTKVLVEQLSQISLEAHAGAAAAETLSRRLSVIGELAESAAQLAARTR, from the coding sequence ATGGACCTGGCCAAGGTCGCCAGAGTGGGGCGCTCCACCATCACCGACCTAATCAACCGCGGAAAGGTCCCCGGGCGGGAAGTCACGCGCGCCCGCATAGAAACCGCGCTCGGCTGGACTGCAGGCAGCTTCGGGACAGTCCTCGACGGCGCCGATCCGAAGCTGCGCTCAGATACCGAGTATCCGATGAGCGGGACCACGAAGGTCCTCGTGGAACAGCTTTCGCAAATCTCGCTGGAAGCCCACGCCGGGGCGGCGGCCGCGGAGACGCTCAGTAGGCGCCTAAGCGTGATTGGCGAGCTTGCGGAATCGGCAGCGCAGCTCGCGGCACGCACCCGCTAA
- a CDS encoding PE domain-containing protein: MTFFVDPVGVAAQSVAEATGTATTAGVLTGSAPAMTAVVPMGSEEVSALLTTAIQAHNAQFLAQTGVNVADRAMFASDVAISGVMSTATEAVNQASLLL, translated from the coding sequence GTGACCTTTTTCGTCGATCCGGTCGGGGTTGCTGCTCAATCCGTAGCTGAAGCTACCGGGACAGCGACAACCGCCGGTGTTCTCACCGGTTCCGCGCCGGCCATGACCGCAGTCGTCCCGATGGGAAGTGAGGAGGTGTCGGCCCTCCTGACGACCGCCATCCAGGCGCACAACGCGCAGTTCCTCGCCCAGACCGGAGTCAACGTCGCGGATCGAGCGATGTTCGCCAGCGACGTCGCGATCTCCGGGGTGATGTCCACCGCGACCGAGGCGGTCAACCAAGCCTCGCTGCTGCTCTGA
- a CDS encoding PPE family protein, whose translation MPVQYWGLTPEVNAIRLTTGPGAAAMAPVLTGYQAAGITHMQQGAQMMTTAASTAANSWWGQGGTSMTAAAVPKSEWQIEAGAHAAKAGALIGEAAAAHSCAVAATIPYPVVVANRIREATLQATNIIGQNTPAIVEADVEYGEYWAQNATAMTGYATAAAGIASGLSVPLRPPMATAGNPAALAAGMASMGAQGVQSGVQASMQGLSAPLQAAGQAVSSAAPAALSAATSAGTGQSGAQSGGDVGTTGAPQLGQPGGSELLGSSQSMMGMAARCPRWPRA comes from the coding sequence ATGCCGGTCCAATATTGGGGACTGACCCCGGAGGTCAATGCGATTCGGCTGACCACCGGGCCCGGGGCCGCGGCGATGGCACCTGTTCTGACTGGCTATCAGGCCGCCGGGATCACGCACATGCAGCAAGGTGCGCAAATGATGACCACGGCCGCCTCCACTGCCGCCAACAGCTGGTGGGGCCAGGGCGGTACTTCCATGACGGCGGCGGCTGTACCAAAGTCGGAGTGGCAGATCGAGGCCGGTGCTCACGCAGCGAAGGCGGGCGCGCTGATCGGCGAGGCCGCGGCGGCTCACTCTTGCGCGGTCGCCGCGACCATCCCGTACCCGGTGGTCGTCGCGAACCGCATCCGCGAGGCGACGCTGCAGGCCACCAACATCATCGGGCAGAACACGCCGGCCATCGTCGAAGCGGACGTCGAGTACGGCGAGTACTGGGCCCAGAATGCGACGGCCATGACCGGCTACGCCACCGCGGCGGCGGGGATCGCCTCCGGGCTCAGCGTCCCGTTGCGGCCACCGATGGCGACGGCGGGGAATCCCGCGGCTCTGGCCGCTGGGATGGCCAGCATGGGCGCTCAAGGGGTTCAGTCAGGCGTACAAGCATCCATGCAAGGGCTCAGCGCCCCGCTGCAGGCCGCCGGTCAGGCCGTCTCCTCGGCAGCTCCGGCGGCACTGTCGGCGGCCACCAGCGCCGGAACGGGACAATCGGGAGCACAGTCGGGTGGCGATGTCGGCACCACGGGTGCCCCGCAGCTGGGTCAGCCCGGCGGGAGCGAGCTGCTCGGGTCTAGCCAGTCGATGATGGGCATGGCAGCTCGCTGCCCCAGATGGCCCAGGGCATGA
- a CDS encoding WXG100 family type VII secretion target, whose amino-acid sequence MEGMRYDHAKMADHVAAQAGLVAHLNGLKDQALNTLAQTQDFWTDKGANAYAEAQRSIVQAYEQVFETINRHGHATGGASSNTSVGDAANAARFVGI is encoded by the coding sequence ATGGAGGGTATGCGGTACGACCACGCGAAGATGGCTGACCACGTGGCTGCGCAAGCCGGGTTGGTCGCCCATCTGAACGGCCTCAAGGACCAGGCGCTCAACACGCTTGCTCAGACCCAGGACTTCTGGACCGACAAGGGCGCCAACGCCTACGCCGAGGCCCAGCGCTCCATCGTCCAGGCCTACGAGCAGGTCTTCGAGACCATCAACCGGCACGGTCACGCGACCGGCGGGGCGTCGAGCAATACGTCGGTCGGCGACGCAGCGAACGCCGCCCGCTTCGTCGGCATCTGA
- a CDS encoding ESX secretion-associated protein EspG, translating to MGAQLSTNSEGLWLTAALSGVTRLPAALRVRPVGDTEAMLASHPGLPVLEEAGVCQGRTLDPDVQEWLLTLGRCDIDVSIRVTRPVERAERLTGPPEIFQPPADPLKEPLAAAAALREWRAHQAADRTAVLCRRDGKWVVAARVWQTGEEPVDEVTISPLEGETTLIQAVNDLLGEELPADFEGINIEAQRLEPVLGSWQSDPQGYDVIGELLKLGLTARQARVVVAVSDTGAVRAAIGATQYSLDGPEFAATGAMVVDSLMGRVVVSSSTGDDQQRWTMLFPGTAARVGRAVSDVLQALPSGTGWERHQRNQTFHAR from the coding sequence ATGGGAGCGCAGCTGTCGACCAACTCCGAAGGACTGTGGCTGACAGCTGCGCTCTCTGGGGTCACCAGACTTCCCGCAGCACTGCGGGTCCGACCCGTGGGCGACACCGAAGCCATGCTGGCCTCCCATCCGGGCCTACCCGTTCTCGAGGAAGCGGGGGTGTGCCAGGGGCGCACACTAGATCCCGACGTACAGGAATGGCTTCTCACCCTGGGCCGCTGCGACATCGACGTGTCGATCAGGGTGACCCGACCGGTTGAGCGCGCCGAGCGCCTCACCGGCCCCCCCGAAATCTTTCAACCGCCGGCGGATCCGCTCAAAGAGCCACTCGCCGCTGCCGCCGCGCTACGCGAATGGCGCGCACACCAAGCAGCCGATCGCACAGCGGTCCTGTGCCGCCGAGACGGCAAATGGGTTGTCGCAGCGCGCGTCTGGCAGACCGGCGAGGAGCCCGTCGACGAGGTGACCATCAGCCCTCTGGAGGGCGAAACGACGCTGATCCAGGCCGTCAACGACCTACTCGGCGAGGAACTTCCGGCCGACTTCGAGGGCATCAACATCGAGGCTCAACGCCTGGAGCCGGTGCTGGGGAGCTGGCAATCCGACCCCCAGGGCTACGACGTGATCGGCGAGCTGCTGAAGTTGGGGCTGACCGCCCGCCAAGCTCGCGTCGTCGTCGCAGTCTCCGACACCGGCGCGGTACGAGCCGCCATCGGCGCCACCCAGTATTCACTCGATGGCCCGGAGTTTGCGGCCACCGGAGCGATGGTTGTCGACTCCCTGATGGGGCGAGTGGTCGTCTCCTCCAGCACCGGTGACGATCAGCAGCGCTGGACGATGCTGTTCCCCGGCACCGCGGCGCGCGTCGGACGCGCCGTCAGTGACGTCCTGCAGGCTCTGCCCAGCGGCACGGGCTGGGAGCGGCACCAAAGAAATCAGACATTTCACGCACGCTAA
- a CDS encoding MinD/ParA family ATP-binding protein, with translation MLREALPRNATPPPSAGRPGQGGPPRPSAGQRPSQPPAGWTGRGPELPPAEPNASGPRPPEWDWSQSGGTGGAELRSEQISASELNVPRKIPSSRGWRKWLYYGTFKLINTGESPDEQLLRNLDATVAGHLRGTYSIVVLGGKGGVGKTTTTAAVGSTFASLRKDKTIAIDANPDRASNLADRIDPSATNSYRDVLLDPNLQRYSDIRSCRTERPAGLDVLGNRHQSDRQPLTARTYLDTHDRLQRFYSVLISDSGTDVDHQVIPGLMSRADALIMVASTAPDGAKGAAELMDWAYEAGYHRLLQRTVVVINDVRGESGKSHRKLVDSLVEKFSRWVGQQRVFVVPFDPHIASAGVIKLNELRPETRRRFLEITAQVASGFNASEDRR, from the coding sequence ATGCTGCGAGAGGCGCTGCCCCGCAATGCAACACCGCCTCCGTCTGCGGGTCGGCCCGGCCAAGGCGGTCCGCCGCGCCCCAGCGCAGGACAACGACCCAGCCAGCCGCCGGCGGGCTGGACCGGGCGGGGGCCGGAACTGCCGCCTGCAGAACCGAACGCCAGCGGACCGCGTCCGCCGGAATGGGACTGGTCCCAGAGTGGGGGAACTGGTGGCGCGGAACTGCGTAGCGAGCAGATCTCGGCCTCGGAGCTCAATGTCCCTCGGAAGATCCCGTCGTCGCGAGGGTGGCGAAAATGGCTCTACTACGGCACGTTCAAGCTCATCAACACCGGCGAGTCGCCAGACGAACAGTTGCTGCGCAACCTCGACGCCACGGTCGCCGGCCATCTGCGCGGCACGTACTCGATCGTCGTCCTGGGCGGCAAGGGAGGCGTGGGTAAGACCACCACCACCGCGGCAGTGGGGTCGACATTTGCCTCGCTGCGCAAGGACAAGACCATCGCCATCGACGCCAACCCCGACCGTGCATCGAACTTGGCCGACCGAATCGACCCCAGCGCGACGAACTCCTACAGAGACGTGCTGTTGGATCCGAATCTGCAGCGGTACAGCGATATTCGCTCATGTCGGACAGAACGACCCGCAGGTCTGGACGTCCTCGGCAACCGGCATCAAAGCGATCGCCAGCCATTGACGGCGCGAACCTATCTCGACACCCACGACCGGCTGCAGCGCTTCTACAGTGTGCTGATCAGCGACTCGGGCACCGACGTCGACCACCAGGTGATTCCCGGCTTGATGAGCCGGGCGGACGCGCTGATCATGGTGGCGTCGACGGCTCCTGACGGCGCCAAAGGTGCTGCCGAGCTGATGGACTGGGCGTATGAGGCTGGCTATCACCGCCTGCTTCAGCGCACCGTGGTCGTCATCAACGACGTGCGGGGGGAGAGCGGAAAGTCTCACCGCAAGTTGGTCGACTCGTTGGTGGAGAAGTTCTCCCGGTGGGTCGGCCAGCAGCGGGTGTTCGTGGTGCCGTTTGATCCTCACATCGCCTCGGCCGGGGTGATCAAGCTCAACGAGCTGCGTCCAGAGACTCGGCGACGGTTCTTGGAGATCACGGCCCAGGTGGCGTCCGGTTTCAACGCCAGCGAGGACCGCCGGTGA